In the Paenibacillus pabuli genome, one interval contains:
- a CDS encoding ketoacyl-ACP synthase III, with protein MMQSKASITAFGTYVPERILNNADLEKMVETSDEWIVQRTGMRERRIAAEDQYVSDLAVKAVEDMIHRYGVDVHDVDMILVATSTPEYAFPSTASRVQARLNIVQTGALDLSAACAGFVYGLQLADSMITSGMYRKVLVIGAETLSKITDYTDRTTCILFGDGAGAFLLERTEGQGSTLAALSGTQGDGGLHVYSSGLSSEMNGVPLQGDGRLVQNGREVYKWAVRLIPEQLPKLIASSGLQTEQVDWFVPHSANMRMIEAVCERGPVPLERTLTSMEYRGNTSAASIPLAIQLAVDEGKVKQGQRLALFGFGGGLTYAGLVLEWSVPDAGSTN; from the coding sequence ATGATGCAATCTAAAGCCAGTATTACTGCATTCGGAACCTATGTGCCGGAACGGATTCTAAATAATGCGGATTTGGAGAAAATGGTCGAGACGAGCGATGAATGGATCGTGCAACGAACAGGCATGAGGGAGCGGAGGATTGCGGCAGAGGATCAGTACGTTTCTGACCTGGCGGTTAAGGCCGTGGAAGACATGATTCACCGGTACGGAGTTGACGTTCATGATGTGGATATGATCCTCGTAGCAACAAGTACGCCGGAGTATGCATTTCCCAGCACAGCCTCCAGAGTACAGGCGCGTCTGAATATTGTTCAGACTGGAGCGCTGGATTTGAGCGCAGCATGCGCAGGCTTTGTCTATGGGTTGCAGCTGGCCGATAGCATGATTACAAGTGGCATGTATCGCAAAGTGCTCGTAATCGGGGCAGAGACATTATCCAAAATTACAGATTACACTGATCGTACGACATGTATTTTGTTTGGGGATGGAGCCGGAGCGTTTCTGTTGGAACGGACCGAAGGCCAGGGCAGTACTCTGGCAGCACTTTCCGGAACTCAGGGTGATGGTGGGTTACATGTTTATAGCAGTGGGCTTTCTTCCGAGATGAATGGGGTACCTCTTCAAGGTGACGGACGTCTTGTGCAAAACGGCAGAGAAGTATACAAATGGGCTGTACGGCTGATACCGGAGCAATTGCCGAAACTTATCGCTAGCTCAGGCTTGCAGACGGAGCAAGTCGACTGGTTCGTACCGCACAGCGCAAATATGAGAATGATTGAAGCTGTCTGCGAGCGCGGTCCTGTACCGTTGGAACGCACGCTAACCAGCATGGAGTACCGTGGAAACACATCAGCTGCATCCATACCTCTGGCCATTCAGCTGGCTGTCGATGAAGGGAAAGTGAAGCAGGGTCAGCGCCTCGCCTTATTCGGTTTCGGTGGTGGCTTAACTTATGCGGGCCTTGTGTTGGAATGGAGTGTACCAGACGCTGGTTCAACGAATTAA
- the purB gene encoding adenylosuccinate lyase codes for MIERYSRPEMRAIWTEENKFKSWLEVEICACEAWAELGVIPKEEAALLRQNASFDIDRIYEIEQETRHDVIAFTRTVSESLGAERKWVHYGLTSTDVVDTALGYVLRQANEILERDIVNFIEILREKALAYQHTPMMGRTHGVHAEPTTFGLKMALWHEEMKRNLERFRHAADNVQYGKISGAVGTYANIDPFVEEFVCEKLGTKPAPISTQTLQRDRHAEYMATLALIATSLDKFATEVRALQKSEFREVEEAFAKGQKGSSAMPHKRNPIGSENISGLSRVIRGHMVSAYENVTLWHERDISHSSVERVILPDATMLLNYMLNRFGNIVKNLTVFPENMKRNMERTFGVPFSGRVLTKLIDKGFSREQAYDTVQPRAMQAWEEQRQFKDIVKATPEITEVLSDEEIEDAFNPSWHLKHVDTIFKKLGLTN; via the coding sequence ATGATCGAACGTTATAGCAGACCTGAAATGAGAGCCATCTGGACGGAGGAAAACAAATTCAAGTCTTGGCTGGAAGTTGAAATTTGTGCATGTGAAGCTTGGGCGGAACTCGGAGTCATTCCTAAGGAAGAAGCAGCATTGCTTCGCCAAAACGCTTCTTTTGATATTGATCGCATCTATGAAATTGAACAGGAAACGCGCCATGACGTTATTGCATTTACACGTACGGTATCCGAGAGTCTGGGTGCAGAACGAAAATGGGTGCACTACGGACTGACATCCACGGATGTGGTAGATACGGCTCTGGGGTACGTACTGCGCCAGGCCAATGAAATTCTGGAACGTGACATCGTGAACTTTATCGAAATCTTGCGTGAGAAGGCCCTCGCTTATCAGCATACGCCGATGATGGGTCGTACACACGGGGTGCATGCAGAGCCGACAACCTTTGGTTTGAAAATGGCCCTGTGGCATGAAGAGATGAAACGGAACCTGGAGCGCTTCCGCCATGCGGCAGACAACGTGCAGTACGGTAAAATCTCCGGAGCGGTAGGAACTTACGCGAACATCGATCCGTTTGTTGAAGAGTTTGTCTGCGAGAAGCTGGGCACGAAGCCTGCGCCGATCTCGACACAAACCCTGCAGCGTGACCGTCATGCGGAATACATGGCTACCCTGGCATTGATCGCAACATCACTGGACAAGTTCGCTACAGAAGTTCGTGCATTGCAAAAGAGTGAATTCCGTGAAGTGGAAGAAGCGTTTGCCAAAGGTCAAAAAGGATCTTCCGCCATGCCGCACAAACGTAATCCGATTGGTAGTGAAAATATCTCCGGTCTGTCCCGCGTCATCCGCGGACATATGGTATCGGCATACGAAAACGTAACGCTGTGGCATGAGCGCGATATCTCGCACTCTTCCGTAGAGCGTGTTATCCTGCCGGATGCAACGATGCTGCTGAACTACATGCTGAATCGTTTCGGCAACATCGTGAAAAACCTGACAGTGTTCCCTGAGAACATGAAACGCAACATGGAACGTACCTTCGGTGTTCCATTCTCAGGACGGGTACTGACGAAGCTGATCGATAAAGGCTTCAGCCGTGAACAGGCATATGATACCGTTCAACCACGTGCTATGCAGGCATGGGAAGAACAACGCCAGTTCAAGGATATCGTGAAAGCCACACCGGAAATTACCGAAGTGCTCAGCGATGAGGAAATCGAAGACGCATTCAACCCGTCATGGCACCTGAAGCATGTAGACACAATCTTCAAGAAGCTTGGTTTGACCAACTAA
- a CDS encoding universal stress protein: MLFSKILVAYDGSKASNKALDRAIELAKVSPDSVIDVIHAFDFPRVFIGEGLAPLPPSLNNDYYNLAVQTTDEAKERIKAAGVTANVDLIQGAAAEVLLDYAKENGSDVIVIGSRGLGGIREFVLGSVSHNVVQHAQVPVLIVK; encoded by the coding sequence ATGTTATTCTCCAAAATTTTAGTCGCTTACGATGGATCAAAAGCTTCAAACAAGGCACTTGATCGTGCCATTGAACTGGCTAAAGTGTCTCCGGATTCAGTCATTGATGTCATTCATGCCTTTGATTTCCCGCGCGTATTTATTGGAGAAGGACTCGCACCGCTGCCGCCATCTCTGAATAACGATTACTACAACCTGGCTGTGCAAACAACCGATGAAGCAAAAGAACGGATCAAAGCTGCAGGCGTTACAGCCAACGTAGACCTGATTCAAGGGGCCGCAGCTGAAGTGCTGCTTGATTATGCTAAGGAAAATGGATCGGATGTTATCGTCATTGGAAGTCGTGGACTAGGCGGCATTCGTGAATTTGTCTTGGGCAGTGTAAGCCACAATGTGGTGCAGCATGCTCAAGTTCCTGTATTGATCGTTAAATAA
- a CDS encoding NADPH-dependent FMN reductase, translated as MERNMNILAISGSLRKQSANTMLMQAMIELAPATLNFQVYDQLNDLPHFNPDFDVDDGPVSVQHFRTQLKQADGVLICTPEYGNGIPGVLKNALDWIVSSGEWVNKPTVVIAASPSPLGGNQAHTSILLTLNMINAHILDDASFTIPYITMKINKQGAITDPDTKKALQNSLLRLAGVCST; from the coding sequence ATGGAAAGAAATATGAACATCCTTGCGATTTCAGGAAGCCTACGGAAACAATCCGCGAATACTATGCTAATGCAAGCCATGATTGAACTTGCTCCTGCTACTTTAAACTTTCAGGTTTATGATCAGCTGAATGATCTTCCACACTTCAATCCTGATTTCGATGTAGATGATGGTCCAGTTTCCGTTCAACACTTCAGAACTCAATTGAAGCAAGCAGACGGTGTCCTGATCTGTACACCTGAGTATGGAAATGGTATCCCGGGTGTCTTAAAGAATGCTTTAGATTGGATTGTATCCTCCGGAGAATGGGTGAATAAGCCTACAGTGGTTATAGCAGCATCCCCCAGCCCTTTAGGCGGCAATCAAGCCCATACATCCATATTGCTTACTTTAAACATGATCAATGCTCATATCTTGGATGATGCCTCATTTACAATTCCTTATATTACGATGAAAATCAACAAACAAGGTGCGATTACTGATCCAGATACCAAAAAGGCATTACAGAATTCGCTTTTACGCTTAGCTGGAGTGTGTTCCACCTGA
- a CDS encoding DNA topoisomerase III translates to MKTLVLAEKPSVAREIARVMGARDKHKSYLEGPKYIVTWALGHLVGLAEPEDYDKKYATWNLEDLPILPERAKLKVLRETNHQYKAVQQLMKRQDVGELVIATDAAREGELLARWIMQMAQWKKPFKRLWISSQTDKAIKEGFASLKPGSQFDRLYESARCRAEADWMIGLNVTRALTVRFNAQLSAGRVQTPTLGMIMDRENEINGFRSQEYETLTADFGGFQAVWRASGGDSRIFDTQDTQALKKRVDGRKGTIAQVKKSEKVEPHPLAYDLTELQRDANRKYGFSAKQTSNVLQRLYEQHKLVTYPRTDSRYLTSDMTGTLKERLDSVAVGPYASLARPLLRKNLNITKRIVDDSKVTDHHAIIPTEQTVLLNQLSPEERKLYDLIVRRFISLFYPAAKYDSVAITVQVGEDSFHVKGTTVKDSGWREVYGGDYSDEEDERTDEQADNGHTLLPDVQQGQSVTVQRCHIKSGRTMPPKRYTEAALLAQMEKHGLGTPATRADIIEKLVSSDTIDRQGNSMHPTGKGKQLIELAAPQLRTPELTARWEAELERIARGQGKPGPFLEGIRSMAKELVSTVKGSKAEYKPHNVSNSHCPDCNARLLEKKGKRGKFLVCPTEDCGYRRSAEKRLSNRRCPQCHKKMEMKEGKAGLYVQCLPCGITEALDKDKQHVNKREQQKLVKQYAKQESIGSNLGDLLKAAMEKKGE, encoded by the coding sequence TTGAAAACATTGGTACTCGCTGAGAAACCATCTGTGGCACGTGAAATTGCCAGAGTTATGGGGGCGCGTGATAAACATAAGAGCTATTTGGAAGGTCCTAAATATATTGTAACGTGGGCACTTGGGCATCTGGTAGGGCTGGCGGAACCTGAAGATTATGACAAGAAGTATGCAACGTGGAATCTTGAAGACCTGCCGATCCTGCCAGAGCGGGCGAAACTGAAGGTGCTAAGGGAAACGAATCATCAATATAAGGCAGTGCAGCAGCTTATGAAACGCCAAGATGTTGGTGAACTGGTCATCGCGACGGATGCCGCCCGGGAGGGAGAACTGCTTGCCCGTTGGATCATGCAAATGGCGCAGTGGAAGAAGCCCTTCAAACGATTGTGGATTTCTTCTCAGACGGATAAGGCAATCAAAGAAGGATTTGCTTCGCTGAAGCCAGGGAGTCAGTTTGACCGTCTCTATGAATCGGCACGCTGCCGGGCAGAAGCGGACTGGATGATTGGGCTGAATGTGACACGAGCGCTGACCGTTCGCTTTAATGCACAGTTATCAGCAGGACGGGTACAGACGCCAACCCTGGGCATGATCATGGACAGGGAAAATGAAATCAATGGTTTTCGGTCACAGGAGTATGAGACATTAACTGCAGATTTTGGAGGTTTTCAAGCCGTGTGGCGGGCCTCAGGCGGAGATTCACGCATCTTTGATACTCAAGATACCCAGGCATTGAAGAAACGAGTGGATGGACGTAAGGGAACCATTGCTCAGGTCAAAAAGAGTGAAAAAGTCGAGCCGCATCCTCTGGCCTATGACTTGACGGAGCTGCAGCGTGATGCCAACCGCAAGTATGGCTTTTCAGCCAAGCAGACTTCCAACGTCCTGCAGCGTCTATATGAGCAGCATAAGCTGGTTACATATCCGCGTACGGACAGCCGTTACCTGACATCGGACATGACAGGTACGCTGAAAGAAAGACTGGATAGTGTAGCAGTTGGACCGTATGCATCATTAGCGCGTCCCTTGCTGCGGAAAAATCTGAATATCACCAAACGAATTGTGGATGACAGTAAGGTAACGGATCACCATGCCATCATCCCAACAGAACAGACCGTGCTGCTGAATCAGCTGAGTCCAGAGGAACGAAAACTGTATGATTTGATCGTACGCCGATTTATCAGTCTGTTCTATCCAGCAGCCAAATACGATTCGGTAGCGATTACCGTTCAAGTGGGTGAGGATTCATTCCATGTTAAAGGTACAACGGTAAAAGACAGCGGCTGGCGTGAAGTATACGGCGGAGACTACAGTGACGAAGAGGATGAGCGAACAGACGAGCAGGCGGACAACGGCCACACTCTTTTGCCTGACGTGCAGCAAGGTCAGTCGGTTACCGTTCAGCGTTGCCATATTAAAAGTGGAAGAACCATGCCGCCTAAACGGTATACGGAAGCTGCATTGCTTGCGCAAATGGAGAAGCACGGACTAGGTACACCAGCTACGCGTGCAGATATTATCGAGAAATTGGTCAGCTCGGATACCATCGACCGCCAGGGCAACAGCATGCATCCTACAGGTAAAGGGAAGCAATTGATTGAACTGGCTGCTCCGCAGCTTCGTACACCTGAACTGACGGCACGCTGGGAGGCTGAACTGGAACGGATTGCCCGTGGACAGGGGAAACCGGGACCGTTTCTGGAAGGCATACGTTCAATGGCTAAAGAACTGGTATCCACTGTAAAAGGAAGCAAGGCGGAGTATAAACCGCATAACGTGTCCAACAGCCACTGCCCGGATTGCAATGCACGCCTGCTGGAGAAGAAAGGGAAACGCGGTAAGTTTCTCGTATGTCCGACTGAGGATTGCGGTTATCGCCGCTCGGCAGAGAAGCGTTTATCCAACCGTCGTTGTCCGCAATGTCACAAGAAGATGGAAATGAAAGAAGGAAAAGCGGGCCTCTATGTGCAGTGCCTGCCTTGTGGCATCACGGAAGCACTGGATAAAGATAAACAGCACGTCAACAAACGCGAACAGCAAAAGCTGGTCAAGCAGTATGCTAAGCAGGAATCTATCGGGTCTAATCTCGGAGATTTATTGAAAGCAGCTATGGAGAAAAAAGGGGAGTAA
- a CDS encoding DUF1294 domain-containing protein, with translation MQTGLILWFIFINVVGYLVMSDDKKRAQRRRDRTPERTLFLLAFIGGALGIWIAMYRKRHKTKHPSFIIGIPLLLFLNAVIYGYFLK, from the coding sequence ATGCAAACCGGACTCATATTGTGGTTTATATTTATTAACGTGGTAGGTTATCTGGTGATGTCAGATGACAAAAAACGCGCGCAGCGACGCCGTGACCGGACACCCGAACGGACGTTATTCCTGCTGGCGTTTATTGGAGGAGCACTTGGAATTTGGATTGCAATGTACCGGAAACGGCACAAAACCAAACATCCGAGCTTTATCATCGGGATTCCACTTTTGCTATTTCTGAATGCCGTAATCTATGGTTATTTTCTGAAATAG
- the purE gene encoding 5-(carboxyamino)imidazole ribonucleotide mutase encodes MSVQVAVIMGSKSDWETMKHACEVLDELEIGYEKKVVSAHRTPDLMFEYAEQAAGRGFKVIIAGAGGAAHLPGMVASKTMLPVIGVPVQSKALNGLDSLLSIVQMPGGIPVATVAIGKAGATNAGLLAAQMIGAFDEDVRNRCEARRERIKREVLESSDEL; translated from the coding sequence ATGTCAGTGCAGGTCGCTGTAATTATGGGCAGCAAGTCGGATTGGGAAACGATGAAGCATGCGTGTGAGGTGCTGGATGAACTGGAGATCGGGTATGAGAAAAAGGTCGTATCCGCGCATCGCACACCGGATCTGATGTTTGAATATGCCGAGCAGGCTGCCGGGCGCGGATTCAAGGTTATCATTGCAGGTGCAGGCGGGGCAGCACACCTCCCGGGCATGGTCGCTTCCAAAACGATGCTTCCGGTAATCGGTGTCCCTGTGCAGTCCAAGGCACTGAATGGTCTCGATTCCCTGTTATCCATTGTTCAGATGCCAGGTGGAATTCCTGTCGCAACGGTAGCGATTGGCAAGGCGGGGGCTACCAATGCAGGACTGCTTGCGGCCCAGATGATCGGTGCATTTGATGAGGATGTCCGTAATCGCTGCGAAGCTCGCAGAGAGCGCATCAAACGTGAAGTACTCGAAAGCAGTGATGAGCTATGA
- a CDS encoding NCS2 family permease, whose translation MDRFFKLKENGTNVRTEIVAGLTTFMTMAYILFVNTLFLGSAGAGMSDNAVFFATAVGAGLMTIIMGLFVNIPIALAPGMGLNAYFMTVVLSSNGAITWQAALGAVFISGIVFIILTVTRIRQMLLVAVPQTLKMAITVGIGLFITIVGFKLANLVAVTVNVAPDADLSQPIPGSSFNLSLGNFVTHHDALLALIGLILIAVLMVMRVKGALLIGIVATTLIGIPMGVTNLSGLSGASWLPNFSDLAVGQLDLKGAISLGLFEIIFIFTFVELFDTFGTMVGTATRMGIMKDKQKGEKTIGKAMLVDAVGVSAGAALGTSTITAFVESASGVEAGGRTGLTSVTTGILFILALFIAPLALVVPSAATAPALIIVGVLMMSQVRSIEWDDFLQAFPAFLTIVLMPFTGGIANGISAGILSYVILAVFSNLVTDRKVKIHWLMWILAIIVLCRYIFMGGE comes from the coding sequence ATGGATCGTTTCTTTAAACTAAAAGAAAACGGAACGAATGTTAGAACGGAGATTGTTGCAGGTCTTACTACCTTTATGACCATGGCGTACATCCTTTTTGTTAACACATTGTTCCTCGGATCGGCCGGGGCGGGGATGTCGGATAACGCAGTGTTTTTTGCAACAGCCGTAGGTGCTGGGCTTATGACCATCATTATGGGATTGTTCGTTAACATCCCGATTGCACTCGCGCCGGGTATGGGATTGAACGCATACTTCATGACGGTTGTATTGAGTTCGAATGGGGCAATTACCTGGCAGGCTGCTCTCGGGGCGGTATTCATCTCGGGTATCGTATTTATTATCTTGACCGTGACGAGAATTCGTCAGATGCTGCTTGTGGCTGTACCTCAAACATTGAAAATGGCCATTACGGTCGGTATCGGTCTCTTTATTACGATTGTAGGTTTCAAATTGGCCAATCTCGTTGCTGTTACGGTTAATGTTGCGCCAGATGCAGACCTTAGCCAGCCGATTCCCGGCAGCAGTTTCAATTTGTCGCTCGGTAATTTTGTGACGCATCATGATGCGCTATTGGCATTGATTGGATTGATCCTTATTGCTGTACTGATGGTTATGCGTGTAAAAGGTGCGCTGCTCATTGGTATCGTTGCTACAACTCTAATTGGTATTCCAATGGGTGTTACGAATCTTAGCGGACTATCCGGTGCAAGTTGGCTGCCTAATTTCAGTGATCTGGCTGTTGGACAGTTGGACCTGAAGGGCGCGATTAGCCTTGGATTGTTTGAGATTATCTTCATCTTTACCTTCGTTGAATTGTTTGACACGTTCGGTACAATGGTTGGGACTGCGACCCGGATGGGGATTATGAAAGACAAGCAAAAAGGCGAGAAAACAATTGGTAAAGCAATGCTCGTCGATGCAGTAGGTGTAAGTGCGGGGGCGGCATTGGGTACGAGTACAATTACTGCATTCGTTGAGAGTGCTTCCGGTGTTGAAGCAGGTGGACGTACGGGTCTGACTTCGGTAACGACTGGGATCTTGTTCATTCTGGCGCTGTTCATTGCTCCGCTTGCGCTGGTTGTTCCGTCTGCTGCTACAGCTCCTGCCTTGATTATCGTAGGTGTATTGATGATGAGCCAGGTGCGCAGCATTGAGTGGGATGATTTCCTTCAAGCGTTCCCTGCATTCCTTACAATTGTATTGATGCCTTTCACAGGCGGAATTGCAAACGGGATTTCAGCAGGTATTCTGTCTTATGTTATTCTGGCGGTATTCAGTAACCTGGTGACGGATCGCAAAGTGAAGATTCACTGGTTGATGTGGATTCTTGCAATTATTGTTCTATGCCGCTACATCTTTATGGGCGGAGAATAA
- a CDS encoding amidase family protein — protein sequence MTYHGSILKKSGALLLTGAVIVTTWGGASVPLASAGAATTSSKTTITAAAAGKAPATSATFIEAMEEAVTLAGVPFSMDDLSGKTVQRKDAALALQTWLKLESTTEPFKDVPDQSSYAGAIGALNAAGLMKGYTDSLFLPNAVLTENDVAILKDRIYNYIKPFVLEEATITELQAAMTQGKLTSKELVQMYLDRIEQYDDQGVSINAVLTLNADALEIAQALDEERVAQGARGPLHGIPVLVKDNFDTNDMPTTAGCICLKDSVPAQDAEQVKKLKEAGAIILGKTNLHEFAFGITTSSSLGGQTLNPYALDHYPGGSSGGTGAAIASNFAAAGMGTDTGGSIRIPSSFNSLVGIRPTIGLSSREGIIPLALTQDVGGPMARTVSDAAIMLDATAGYDKDDVATAYAVGKIPSSYTDFLDVNGLKGARIGVATELIPSTKAEEKAVADVINNAVEELKSLGATAVPISIPNLDEINKYPSLSGYEFKFQLNDYLESLGEDAPYHSLSDIIASGEFDKTQEQSMKARDARETLETTEYKDIVLKRTQITREAILKVMADNNLDAIVYPTSTQAAAVIGEGQNSGGNNRLSPFSGFPAITVPAGFTTEGLPVGIEFLGRAFDEGTLIKLAYSYEQGTHHRQAPKLTP from the coding sequence ATGACTTATCATGGATCTATATTGAAAAAAAGTGGAGCTCTGTTACTGACAGGAGCAGTCATTGTTACAACTTGGGGAGGAGCTTCCGTACCACTGGCGTCAGCCGGAGCAGCCACCACATCGAGCAAAACAACAATCACAGCAGCAGCTGCCGGGAAAGCACCTGCCACGTCTGCCACGTTTATTGAAGCCATGGAAGAAGCAGTGACACTTGCAGGTGTACCTTTTTCTATGGACGATCTCTCGGGTAAAACCGTTCAGCGTAAGGATGCTGCTCTAGCTCTACAGACCTGGTTGAAGCTCGAGTCCACCACAGAGCCGTTCAAGGATGTACCGGACCAATCCAGCTATGCAGGGGCCATCGGTGCCTTGAATGCCGCAGGGTTGATGAAAGGATATACCGATTCCCTCTTTCTGCCTAACGCTGTCCTTACGGAAAATGATGTCGCCATATTGAAAGACCGCATTTATAACTACATAAAACCATTTGTTCTGGAAGAAGCAACGATTACAGAACTGCAAGCTGCAATGACGCAAGGAAAGCTTACATCCAAAGAATTGGTTCAAATGTATCTGGACCGGATCGAGCAATACGATGATCAAGGCGTTAGTATTAACGCGGTACTGACCTTGAACGCGGATGCACTGGAAATTGCCCAGGCTTTGGACGAAGAACGTGTAGCTCAAGGAGCACGTGGACCACTGCACGGTATTCCGGTTCTTGTGAAGGACAACTTCGATACGAATGATATGCCTACCACTGCTGGCTGTATCTGTCTGAAGGATTCCGTGCCTGCGCAAGACGCTGAGCAAGTGAAGAAGCTCAAGGAAGCCGGTGCCATCATTCTGGGTAAAACAAACCTGCATGAATTTGCGTTTGGCATTACTACGTCCAGTTCATTGGGTGGACAAACCCTGAACCCTTACGCACTGGATCACTATCCTGGCGGTTCCAGCGGCGGGACAGGGGCAGCGATTGCCTCCAACTTTGCTGCAGCAGGCATGGGTACCGATACTGGTGGATCGATCCGTATTCCATCCAGCTTCAACAGTCTTGTCGGAATTCGTCCAACGATTGGACTATCCAGCCGTGAAGGGATCATCCCACTTGCTCTAACTCAAGATGTAGGCGGCCCTATGGCACGTACAGTTAGCGACGCTGCGATCATGCTGGACGCTACAGCCGGTTATGACAAGGACGATGTGGCTACAGCCTATGCTGTAGGCAAAATCCCATCCAGCTATACCGATTTCCTTGATGTGAACGGTTTGAAAGGTGCACGAATTGGTGTGGCCACAGAGCTCATCCCAAGCACCAAAGCAGAAGAAAAAGCCGTTGCCGATGTGATCAACAATGCCGTGGAAGAATTGAAATCTCTGGGTGCAACTGCTGTTCCCATCAGTATTCCGAACCTGGACGAAATCAACAAATACCCGAGCCTGAGCGGATATGAATTCAAATTCCAGCTGAACGACTATTTGGAGTCACTTGGTGAAGATGCACCATACCACAGTCTATCGGACATCATCGCTTCAGGTGAATTTGATAAAACACAGGAACAATCCATGAAGGCACGCGATGCACGAGAAACGCTGGAGACAACTGAGTATAAAGACATCGTATTGAAACGTACTCAAATCACGCGCGAAGCTATTCTAAAAGTGATGGCTGATAATAACCTGGATGCCATCGTTTATCCTACATCCACCCAGGCTGCTGCCGTGATCGGCGAAGGCCAAAACTCCGGCGGGAATAACCGACTAAGCCCATTCTCCGGGTTCCCGGCTATCACCGTACCTGCTGGCTTCACTACAGAGGGTCTACCCGTAGGTATTGAATTCCTGGGCCGCGCCTTTGATGAAGGAACATTGATTAAACTCGCATATAGTTATGAGCAGGGAACCCACCACCGCCAAGCTCCTAAACTTACGCCATAA
- the purK gene encoding 5-(carboxyamino)imidazole ribonucleotide synthase codes for MSNTELNSPGTAERVLLPGKTTIGVLGGGQLGRMLTLAGTAMGYRFVTLDPATDSPCGQISRQIEAGYDDEAAALELARQCDVITYEFENVDAGVAGLLERESYVPQGSALLYTTQHRLREKRAIEAAGVRVAPYREITSKDTMQAAISELGVPCVLKTVTGGYDGKGQRVIREASQAVAAYEELAATGAELVLEQFIKFDCEISVVVARSTSGEIKTFPPAENIHVNNILHASIVPARVATDIQIEAQKLAAAVAKSLQAVGLLAVELFVAADGRLYVNELAPRPHNSGHYTMEACATSQFEQHIRAICGLPLGDTTLLSPVVMVNVLGEHLEGIIARTGQPDAEAMELGVIPKLHLYGKAEAKTGRKMGHVNLLCQDAEEGLQWIEQTNIWRNTNS; via the coding sequence ATGAGTAATACAGAATTGAATTCTCCCGGCACGGCTGAACGCGTGCTGCTCCCAGGCAAAACAACCATTGGCGTTCTCGGAGGCGGACAGCTTGGACGAATGCTGACGCTCGCTGGGACTGCGATGGGGTACCGCTTTGTCACGCTTGATCCGGCGACAGACTCGCCTTGCGGACAGATTTCCCGTCAGATTGAGGCAGGATATGACGATGAAGCCGCAGCACTTGAACTGGCCCGTCAGTGTGATGTGATTACGTATGAGTTTGAAAACGTGGATGCAGGTGTTGCGGGCTTGCTGGAACGTGAATCCTATGTGCCTCAAGGTAGTGCGTTATTGTATACAACTCAGCATCGGTTACGTGAGAAACGAGCTATTGAAGCTGCGGGAGTAAGAGTAGCGCCTTATCGGGAAATTACAAGTAAGGATACAATGCAAGCAGCAATAAGCGAGCTTGGTGTACCATGCGTTTTGAAGACGGTAACCGGAGGATATGATGGCAAAGGCCAGCGAGTCATCCGGGAAGCGAGCCAAGCTGTAGCGGCTTACGAAGAGCTTGCAGCGACCGGAGCGGAACTGGTGCTGGAGCAATTTATCAAGTTTGACTGCGAAATCTCCGTTGTCGTTGCACGAAGCACGAGTGGAGAGATCAAGACCTTCCCGCCAGCGGAGAACATTCATGTGAACAACATTCTGCATGCCTCGATCGTACCGGCCAGAGTGGCTACGGACATACAGATTGAAGCGCAGAAGCTTGCAGCGGCCGTGGCAAAATCATTGCAGGCTGTTGGATTACTGGCGGTGGAACTGTTTGTCGCGGCGGACGGAAGGTTGTATGTGAACGAGCTGGCTCCAAGACCCCATAATTCCGGTCATTACACGATGGAAGCCTGTGCGACGTCACAGTTCGAGCAGCATATTCGTGCCATCTGCGGGCTGCCATTAGGAGACACTACACTGTTAAGTCCGGTCGTTATGGTCAATGTGCTTGGAGAACATCTGGAAGGAATCATCGCCAGAACGGGTCAACCTGATGCAGAAGCAATGGAACTCGGTGTTATTCCCAAGCTTCACCTATATGGCAAAGCCGAAGCGAAAACGGGACGGAAGATGGGGCATGTCAATCTGCTTTGTCAGGACGCTGAAGAAGGATTGCAATGGATTGAACAAACTAATATCTGGAGGAATACAAATTCATGA